The segment CACTGAGGTGAAAATTGAATGTTTTTCATTACTGACACTGGTGTTTGTTTATCTGTATAATCTGCCTACATTTTTGTAAGGACAACGGGTAATTGTAGCATCACATCAAGTTCCAATACTGTTTATTTGCCCATTATTACAATCTAATGAAAACGTTGCAGAACATCATGATTTTTTAATGCTAGCATGGATTTGTTGTCTTGAGTGTGAACCAGTGTGTAATGGTGTGTTGACTGTGGTCCTCTCTTGGTGTGGTATGTGCTGTGACACCTGTAATGTCCagagtgtgtaacagtgtgtaacAGTGTGCCAAGTGTGGTCCTCACTTGTCACGGTATGGTTTCTGTTCCTAGTGTATATAACAGTGTGTGTTGACTGTGGTCCTCACTTGGCGCTGTATGGTTTCTGTTGCAGTGGCACCAGTTGGAGCTGGGGCTGGGCGTCAGCCGGGAGCAGTATCCTGGCGGAGTTTGGAACCCTGCACCTGGAGTTCGTCCACCTGTCAGAGCTCTCCAACAATGGCATCTACACAGAGAAGGTATATACTACAGTACCCACAATACTGTGAGTGACTTGGGTTGCACAAATCCAGAAACTTTCCCAGTTAGGATCGTTCAACAGGAATTTCTCAAAAACCTGGGAACTTTGGGGACGTTTTTGCAATTTTGCAACCCTATGTGTGACTGTCTGCTACAGAATATCAGATTTTACTAGGTAAAATATGTTAAACTGTTAACATTGTATGCTTATCAGTGCATGCTGTATGTATGTCATTATCAATTTGTGTTTTTCTTGCTGTAGTCATTACTCCAGCCTCTGGCAATATTCTTAAGAACTTCACTTTCAATGTATTTAATGGGTATTTGTGAATGTTTTTAATGGGCATACTGAACATAATGGTAACTTTCATTGGACAATAGCTTTTCCTTTCTAATTTGGCTGTAAGTGTCAACTTCAGGGTACGAGGACATTTAAATCAATTTAGAAGCATATGTGATGCCAAAGTTGAAATCCTCTCCACAGTTATTTTTCGTTCAGAGCTAATGTATTTTTTTACTGTGTGGTGTTGCAGGTTATGAATATCCGAAAGCTGTTGAACAAAATCGAGAAGCCTCACGGTCTCTATCCTAACTTCTTGAGTCCCGTCAGTGGCAACTGGGTCCAACGTGAGTACTGGCCTCCACTGAAGGAGATACAAATGAATATATGATTATCATGGAACATAAGGGCACTGGCCAGCCACACTAGTAGACTGGAATGTCTACTAGACAGCCTGAGTGGCATTCTACTAGCCAAAGGTACAAAATCTGTGCCAAGCGATATTTGGGAAGACAACATTCACTCCACAttttctactagcctggtctaaAAAGTGCTATCTGGCTAGCGGGCTAGCTTAATTTCCATCACCATACTTCACTTACAGTATCCACAGGAAAGCTTTTGACACTATACAAGCACCGCCTTTGTAATTGCAGTACAGCAGCAAAGAACGTCTCTGGTTAACCCAGTCAAAGGCAATTCTGAGACTTTTTTTATACTGTACAGGAACACTATAATTCCATAGTATTACACTCTAGTCGTCCGTGAACCGATCGTCTGACTTCTACACAGTCCTCCGACCTTGCAGGAGCGCTCCTATTTAAATCCTTTGGAGCCTCCttgtcatccatccatccccttttcttcctttctttctttcactaTCAATGTCAGTCTCAAGCAGTGATGTAAATCGCCTCGCTCTGGGTTATTAAAATGATAATGAATCCAATTACCTTGGGAAATTGAATCTTTTCAGATTCAACTGAAAGgcagaggaatgggagatgcCTGAGACGGCATCTGAAGATGTGGGCCCGAAAGTCCTAATCTGGCTGATTATGGGGCTAATTGTTGTTGCGGGTGAATGGTTAATGAAGCAGGTAGATAAGAAGGAGAGGGACTGTGGGTGTTCAGCCCGGCCTGTGTTTTTGTCAGCATGGGCACATTGGGCACAGAGCAGAAACCATGgattcacacacacatctcccctAGTCTCTGCTGTTCTGTTGTCAAGGACTAACAGAACGCTGCGTGATAACCTTTCACAGCGTGTaggggtgtgtggtggtggagggtgggtgggtgggcgtgcgtgcgtgcctgcatggatgtgtgtgtggctgtgtgagcGCACAAAAAAAACATCTCCAACCCAGTATCTTATCCAGAGTTGTTAAATTAGCATGAAATTGAGTGGGAGGGGGGGAAAAAATCAACAACCACAAGTGTATTCATATCTGAAGTTGTACCAACCAATTCAAATGTTATTTCAATTAAAACCACAACTGTGTGGGTACGTGATAAAGCTAGCCATAATGACAATGTTATTTTCTGTGCTAAGGTTACTCAGAGTGTGAATCTACAAATCAGTCAGTCTGTCATACCCCACAAGAGATTCCCACGTACACTCTGATTCTATTTGACTCGTCGGTTATTGGGTTTAGTAAACCCAAGGTCGCCTGCCTGTGAGACTACAGAATAAAGTTTGTGAAAAAGACCCTCCCGGTGTGGGAAATAATGTCAGatttctctctttttcctctcccaGATCACGTTTCCATTGGCGGCCTGGGGGATAGCTTCTACGAGTATCTGATCAAATCATATCTGATGTCAGACAAGACGGACGAGGAGGCTAAGAAGATGTACTACAGTGCTCTGGAGGTAGGAGAAATCCCATAGAGCACGCAGAGAGGGACCTGCCGCTGCCGTCAGGGGGCCCCTCTATCTCAGCAAGCACTGTAGGGAACGGATATATGCAACGCGGAAGGATATGTGGACGGAAGGAGCGAAGgaagggaggactggggtctgtTATCGCTGTAGTTTTAGAATTCAGCGGACTTCTACAGTATATCATAACGAGAATCGTCATCCTGGGtggcacaaacacacgcacgacACATGCACACGTGTGTAAGTGTGCACACAGAGTCACAAACATACGCGCAAGTACGTACGTGAGCAAACGCTCTCATGCACGCAAGCATGCACGTGCACATGCAAATATGGCACccctacacccacacacacacgcactcactcaccacacaccacacatacaccctTACAAACATGGCACGACACACACAacctcctccacacacatacacttaaTCCCTCAGCCATCAATTAGCACAATATCTTCTCCTTAAATACCATTGACGCTAGTCTTTTAGGCTGATGAGACTATTTGCTCATTGGAGGGTCAAGCCAGAGGCAAATACATGAATTATAGACGATCTCTCTCCTGTGGCCTGGTATTTAAAATAGTTCTAGTTTTCTGGTATCACACCATAGCCATACTGTTTGTGTTTGTATTGTGCTCTCAAGCGTAGCTAGTACAGTATTCATTTGCATTACTATTCAAATAATGGATTAGCTTTCAAAGGTAGATACTAATTAATAGATACAAAGTGAACGTCCCCTTAGATGCTAATTACGACACTGTGTGAAATGCCACACATTTCAATTAATCCCAACAACGTGGTAACGGCAAACAACGCCTAATTAGAAACGTCTCACCATATCTGTCCGTAAGGAATGCAGTCATGGGAAAACCATGAATTACAGTAGCATTCATAACATTATGACCACCTCGTTCCATGACTTAGACTCACCAGGGGAacgcaggtgaaagctatgatcccgtatttatgtcacttgttaaatccactttaatcggtgtagatgaaggggaggagacgggttaaagaaggatttttaagccttgagacgattgagacacggattgtgtatgtgtgccattcagagggtgaatgttcGAGACAAAAGATTTTagcgcctttgaacggggtatggtagtaggtggcaggtgcaccggtttgagcgtgtcaagaactgcaatgccgcttggtttttcatgctcaacagtttcccctgtgtatcaagaatggtatcACCCAAAgtgcatccagccaacttgacacaactgtgtgaagcattggagtcaacatgggccagcatccctgtggaacgttttcgacactttgtagagtccatgcctcgatgaattgaggctgttctcagggcaaaagggagtgcaactcaatattaggaaggtcttcctaatgttttgtacactcagtgtgtactAGAGCACTGGGAAGTTTATGTTTTAATGAGCAGTGTCAAATCTGTGGGTAAGATTTCATAGAAATGCTTGCTAGGTTTTAGGATCGTCGGTTTGATTCCCGCAGGGGCCACCCATAAAAATGACAATGGCAGGGATCGATTGTCTAATGCGCTAGAAGCAAGATTAACATGTTTCAGCTATTTAGGCAGTGGATTGGCCATTTCATAAAAGTTGATGCTATGCATTGCATTCTTATATCCAAACAcataatgagagagggagagagaaggagagagagagaaaaaacaagtcATTGGATATTGATCTCCTGAGATGCCTTACTCTGTTTCTTGACTTTCCAAAGAAAGACAAACTATGGCAGGAGATATtgcaccagggagagagagagaaacttcaATAGATTTCCTCTTAAAGTCTCCCTCtgtccctatcctctctctctctgctttctcgctctctatctctgtttcacacactctctctctctccctccctctctctgtccatccctccctctatctctcctttgTTTCCACCGGATTTCCACCTCTCTCCTGGAGTCAGAATAGAATGTCAAGGAGGCTTGACATCAGTTTTCCACAGACCTGTCCATGTGTTATAGGACGTATAAATAATTCCGTAAATAAATGCAGACACACATACCAATATGGCCATGTTATTCGCAATGGCAATGTGAATAGATAGCATGTCTACAAAACATGCATCCACAGGACATTGTGAATAGAAGAAGCCCTACAACAACTTGGGTACACACAAATTGAAGCAGCTGCCTTCCGAGCACTGCCATGACACCTGTGCTGTAGATAGAAATGTATTCCAGACCTTCCAGTTGCTTCTCCAGTATTTCTTCTTAGATCAGACTTAAATTGAAAGACAATTGCAGCCTTTTTTTTATTTTCAGTGTTTCCCCCCGTGTTGGATTCTgggtaaactttgaacattgCTATACTGGAGACATGGTAGATCAGGGATAATACTATggtatctgaggggtgatagagaatGGTTGCTTCATCAGAAgtgaatggttatctgtaggagccagatggctttggaatgtgtaGGGGAGACGGGTGGAGATCTCGGAACCTAACAAtgccactgagggagagagggtaatgtatagCGTTTACATGATGTCAGGATATGTTAGTGTTAGTCATCAGGGATcctctgggaggagaggagacacagtcTGGTATCATTAACCATGACAGccttgagttggggaggagtgagcactttggAGTAGAGGTCAGGTTAGATGAAatgaggaagaacagatatcactacggttctgtctagcaacagagatgcattggctgttcagaGGTGTAGGAGTAGACTCAGcataggagaaagggttaaatatcagtgcttgtgtgaaatgTCGTTTGTCTGAGTTACAGCTGCGTCGACCCTTTGGGAGGAATTAAACgtggttaagcttctctagtgtccgtgagttatttactcggaaaataagaacctaacaccCATCTCAGTTTCAGAGTAACAGAAGCATTCAGAACCCACAGAGTTGAAATCATACATATAGAATGACTAGAATAACAAACCTGGATGCTATTTCTAAGGTAGAAAAGCTGTATTCTACTGTGTGTGAATGTAGGTTTGTCTGTGTATATTTCTgtgtgctccccccccccccccccccccgcggtCTAGTATAAAGCTAATCATGTTTCCCCAGCAGGATTCAGAGCAACACAGAgtttttaaaaaatgctttagtGTGCAGCCAGTTAATTTAGATTTATCTGTCTCACCCATTTATAAATGTCAAtcgtctcaccccccccccccccctcccctccccaggcTATCGAGGCTAACCTGGTGCAGAAGTCCCCTGGCGGGCTGACCTACATGGCGGAGTGGAGGGGGGGCATCCTGGACCACAAGATGGGCCACCTGGCCTGCTTCTCCGGGGGCATGGTGGTGATCGGAGCGGACGACGGAGCTCCAGAGAAGAGACAGCACTACCTGGACCTGGCTGCAGagattacgcacacctgccacgaGAGCTATAGTAGATCTGGTGAGTAGGACTGGGAAGGCATTGAGTATAGGACGTCGGTATGACCAAGGACAGGTATGAGTTGAGTATTTAAGGATATTGGATATCCAATGTCTGGATGTTGCTCTGGGTATTCAGAGCAATTATAGCTTTTCCTGTTATTCGTGCAGGACATTATCAAGTCATTACAATTCCGTTGCTGTTAGACTATCTTGTTAAGTGAAGGAAtttggtgaccccccccccccccaaaaaaaaatagaGAGATTGAGTCATAGTAGGTTTTTGTAcgtagaaggtgctctttggtaaaagaggtatattggtcatcaaaaagaatgGAGGATCAAGTCACTCTTCATAAAATtatttaaaatgcctttatttgtatgccATTTGTATGCCATGCCAATGGAAACAAAGATTAAAAACGGACGCGTTTCGTCTGcatggcctttgtcagggagagATTGAGTCATATtggaaataaaaaaaatctgcagcCAATTTACATTTAATTTCCCCCTGAATAAACCAGAGAATCACTCCTAGCTGGAAGCTACACCTCAAAAGCTGGATGTAAGGCTTAATAGGGAGCTGCAGAACCTCATGTCTCTGGTGTGAGGAATAAAAGTCATTCAAAATTATTCTTTATCATCTTTCGCCATTTCAATGTGCACTCATGCTGTCCTACCAGGCCTCCTTTGAAAGCAGTCAGTGGTGATTCAGAACGGCGAGAAATACCAAGGTGTCCGTCATTTGTAGAATAAACAGAGAATGTGAGTCTCACAGAGACCACAGGCACATGATTTGTAGTACAACTCAACCTGGAGAGGGCGAAGATCAAAACAAGACCAAGATCCTCAAGTCTTGATgaggttccacacacacacagtaaaatcaCAAGAGTTCATTTTACAGTATTTTGGGGTTTATATGGTCCCACCCCCATTTTGTGTTAAAACCATTCTAATCATGGTGTTCATATGAACGACACTAAATGGAGTAAATATCCAACTCAAAAGAGTTTCATAAATTTAACGCATTTTTCACTTTTCTATGTTGTTTTAAATTAATAATCAACTCCAGCAGAGTAAATTTCTCTTTCGGGTTTATTTCCTTTGAGTTATAATGGTATAAagcctttttaaaatatttattgtGTTACATTATGGTTACTCTTAATGGAGGTAAAAGTACTCCATCCCAATCAACTCCAGTTATCAACACTAACTCCAGGGAGCGTATCACTCCCGAGGGTTAAGAAAACTCCCAGTAGAGTCAATTCAacccaacattttttttaaactgtgaTAACAACTATCTTTTATTTACTGTGCACTGTCTGGATGGAGAATGAACTCGAGGGAATCTAAAagactgagagaaaaagagagttgTGTTCACTTTTGGGGAAAAAACTCACTTGAACTTGATTTCTCGTCCTTGGCCCTGACACTTCACAGAAATATATTCTTCGGAATCAATTTTGAGTGTTTCCACCACAGGGTGAGCAGAAGGGTTTCATCCTGAAAATACAGCTAATGTGACTCATCGCATAACAGGTTTCTCGATATACTTAGAAGACGTTTGATCTCCCCACCCAAAAGGCGCCGCCTCCTTTTTATTGCCATCCTCtgctttttttttcattttttttttcatttttcattcTTCATTTTATCCGCCTTCTCATTAGAGGTCTACTCAATATTTCACTTCAGAGCCTCTTAGCATCTGTATTGGATGCCTTTGGAGTGAGAAAGGAGGTTAAAAGGGTTTCTCCTTCTGCCGCTCCTCTCTGAGTCTGGATCTATGCCATCGACACAACAGGGCCGGCTGGCCCCCGTCTTCTAGCCAAGACAAGGCAGACCAGGCAGCATTGGGGCTATCGATTCAGACATGAGAGAAAATGTCTGAAAGTTTTCCATCATTGGCTAATGTGCCTCGCTGTTGGGGAGGAGATGAAGGTTGGATTGGAGTTGATGTATAGAAGCATAAAACAGTCAATAGTTCAAAAGACAGATGGGCTCTCTGTTCTAAAAAGAGTTGAGAAAGTTGGAGTCGGTCGTGTGTACTGAAATATGAAGGAGATGATGTCAAGGAGTGAAATGCCACCACTGCCATTGTTGCTCTCATTCCTCTCCTGCCAGATGGATGTTGTGACTACAGTGagaaagtccaaaaatggatgtagcaactaaggattgcccctttaacaggCAGTGACCTTCATACAACAGAACTATGTCGCCATTTGAACGTGATCCATCGTCCTGTAAGAATTTTGTTTAATTCTGTCCCACTGTTCCGTGAATGTCCCACAAAATCGTTCCCTTGTCCCACAGTTGGGCTTTTTAGATGTGGTCACCCTAATTCCACCAGTGGAGGTTTTGCTACTGCAACATGTAACACCATCTTTTCGCATGTGAGGGGAATAACATTATTTCAACCCCACGtgtgaacttgcaattccacatgtgaaataTAACTGCATATCCGGTATTCACAAACTGCAATTCACATGTaaggtgaaaacatgttattctCCTCATGTGAAAAGATGGTGTTAACATGTGAAATATAATTTCACGTGAAATTTAAGCTTAACATGTGTGtgtgatttcacatgtgaaaatgcaaATGTGATGTGTTTTTTTGATTTGGCAAATATCCCACTACGGTTTGGGGGGAAAAACACAATATGTGAAACATGTGTCATGTAACATACGTAGTAATACACACTCATCCTGATTGCGGTTCAAAATGTGAAATGTTGCCATGCCAATGGTCTTAACCTGAACTCCTAATGTACAAGAATTTGCTGCCCAGATTAGCAACCATTGTGCTACTGTAGATGGTAATCCTGTTCACATGCTGTCGCTATGGCCTTCCAGACTGGCAGCCGGCTaacagagagagaatgtgtaGACCAACTGGGGAACAGGTCTTTAATGTAGAGCTCATTTTCCAAGACTTTTTAGAGCGTAATGTCAGAATCGCGACTGTGTGCCAGGGCTATATTATTTATAGTGCGTTGCTAATTCACCCACAGCTatgttgtttattttttattttttccagTACCTCAGAAGACCGATTGAACAAACGATTAACTTAAATATAAATGGACTCAAATAAAATTCCTAATCCcccatgttttttattttttaagtacATAATTTAATCTGttcactctgtgtctctctaatCTCCCTTTAGCTACGAAATTAGGGCCCGAAGCATTCCGATTCGACGGTGGGGCAGAAGCCACGGCGACCAGACTGAGTGACAGATACTACATCCTGCGGCCGGAGGTCATCGAGAGCTACATGTACATGTGGAGGTTGACCCATGACCCAAAGTACCGGGAGTGGGGCTGGGAGGCAGTGGAGGTGAGTCACGCAGACGTTAACGTTGCACCGTCTTCATGATGCAGCCATGATGTCACTAAAGTAATGACTTGTAACTCTGGTACTTTATCTTCTGgttttatttgttacattttgATGAGCAATGAGTTTACACTGAGtggagatctggtgcttatcATGAACGTGCATTTAACAAGGATGTTTAAAAGAACAATAAAACAGTGATTCTAGAATGTGTTTTTGAAATATGACTGAAAACACTTTcagatgtcggatcttaactTAACTAACTCTCTTGTGGCAGAGAATTTTCCTGCAGCATCAACAAATTCAAACGAGTCCCTGAAAAATAGCAGCTAAAACTCAAATAGAAATATACAAAAACTGcatgtatataatgtatatattaaTTGTCCTTTGTTAATCTTTGACTCTTTCTGTATCTGAGTGAAATTCAAGGTGCTCTAGTACTCCATGGTGTCTTCTTTGGTCCATGTGGGggcatttgagtcatttggatcAGGGCTTGCTATCAAAAtaattttctctctcgctcgcttaaACGCTAAGCCTCGGTCCTATTACTGTTACAttcaaatgtacaaaaatgtaTCTGAAATGCAGCCATACACATCAACTGTCGTTTTATCATTTTATATAGCTTAATAACACAAGATAAATATTGGTCTACATACAAGTTTCAAGTGGATCCAAAGGTAAAAATGCAGTTCAGTCGTGGCCTGTGGTGGTCGAGCTGCTAGGGCTGCTGCCTTCAGCTCACATATAGGCCTACCGTGTAGGTCTACCACGCCTTCAGCTCACATATAGGCCTACCGTGTAGGTCTACCATGCCTTCAGCGCGCACATATAGGCCTACCGTGTAGGTCTACCACGCCTTCAGCGCGCACATATAGGCCTACCGTGTAGGTCTACCACGCCTTCAGCGCGCACATATAGGCCTACCGTGTAGGTCTACCACGCCTTCAGCACGCACATATAGGCCTACCGTGTAGGTCTACCACGCCTTCAGCACGCACATATAGGCCTACCGTGTAGGTCTACCACGCCTTCAGCCCGCACATATAGGCCTACCGTGTAGATCTACCACGCCTTCAGCACGCACATATAGGCCTACCGTGTAGGTCTACCACGCCTTCAGCCCGCACATATAGGCCTACCGTGTAGATCTACCACGCCTTCAGCACGCACATATAGGCCTACCGTGTAGGTCTACCACGCCTTCAGCACGCACATATAGGCCTACCGTGTAGGTCTACCACGCCTTCAGCGCGCACATATAGGCCTACCGTGTAGGTCTACCACGCCTTCAGCACGCACATATAGGTCTACCGTGTAGGTCTACCACGCCTTCAGCACGCACATATAGGTCTACCGTGTAGGTCTACCACGCCTTCAGCTCACATATAGGTCTACCGTGTAGGTCTACCACGCCTTCAGCTCACATATAGGTCTACCGTGTAGGTCTACCACGCCTTCAGCTCACATATAGGCCTACCGTGTAGGTCTACCACGCCTTCAGCTCACATATAGGTCTACCGTGTAGGTCTACCACGCCTTCAGCGCGCACATATAGGCCTACCGTGTAGGTCTACCACGCCTTCAGCGCGCACATATAGGCCTACCGTGTAGGTCTACCACGCCTTCAGCTCACATATAGGCCTACCGTGTAGGTCTACCACGCCTTCAGCGCGCACATATAGGCCTACCGTGTAGGTCTACCACGCCTTCAGCGCGCACATATAGGCCTACCGTGTAGGTCTACCACACCTTCAGCACGCACATATAGGCCTACCGTGTAGGTCTACCACGCCTTCAGCTCACATATAGGTCTACCGTGTAGGTCTACCACGCCTTCAGCTCACATATAGGTCTACCGTGTAGGTCTACCACGCCTTCAGCTCACATATAGGCCTACCGTGTAGGTCTACCACGCCTTCAGCTCACATATAGGCCTACCGTGTAGGTCTACCACGCCTTCAGCTCACATATAGGTCTACCGTGTAGGTCTACCACGCCTTCAGCGCGCACATATAGGCCTACCGTGTAGGTCTACCACGCCTTCAGCGCGCACATATAGGCCTACCGTGTAGGTCTACCACGCCTTCAGCTCACATATAGGCCTACCGTGTAGGTCTACCACGCCTTCAGCGCGCACATATAGGCCTACCGTGTAGGTCTACCACGCCTTCAGCGCGCACATATAGGCCTACCGTGTAGGTCTACCACGCCTTCAGCACACATATAGGCCTACCGTGTAGGTCTACCACGCCTTCAGCGCGCACATATAGGCCTACCGTGTAGGTCTACCACGCCTTTCTGGCACaaatgaagtcggaagtttacatacaccttagacaaatacatttaaactcagtttttcacaattcctgacatttaatcttagtagaaattccctgtcttaggtcagttagggtcaccactttattttaagaatgtaagaATAAAATTAGAAAGAATGATtggtttcagcttttatttctttcatcacattcccagtgtgtcagaagtttacatacactcaattagtatttggtagcattgcctttaaattgtttaacttgggtcaaacgttttgagtagccttccacaagcttccaacaataggttgggtgaattttggcccattccttctgacagagctggtgtaactgagttaggtttgtaggccaccttgctcacacatgctttttcagttctgcccacattgtccataggattgaggtcagggctttgtgatggccactccaataccttgactttgttgtccttaagccattttgccacaaatttggaagtatgcttggggtcattgtccatttggaagacccatttgcgaccaagctttaactccctgactgatgtcttgagatgttgcttcaatatatccacataattttccttctcctgatgccatctattttgtgaagtgcaccagtccctcctgcagcaaagcacccccacaacatgatgctgccacccccgtgcttcacggttgggatggtgttcttcggcttgcaagcctcccccattttcctccaaacataacgatggtcattatggccaaacagttctatttttgtttcatcagaccagaggacatttctccaaaaagtacgatctttgtccccatgtgcagttgcttttttatggtggttttggagcagtggcttcttccttgctgagcggcctttcagcttatgtcgatatatgacttgttttactgtggatatagatacttttgtacctgtttcctccagcatcttcacaaggtcctttgctgttgttctgggattgatttgcacttttcgtaccaaagtacgttcatctctaggagacagaacgcgtctccttccagagcagtatgacagctgcgtggtcccatagtgtttctactaatgtttgtacaggtgaacgtggtaccttcaggcattttgaaATTTGCATTTGAAAGTtatctttctgaggtcttggctgatttctttagatttttccatgatgtcaagcaaaggaggcactgagtttgaaggtaggccttgaaatacattcacaggtacacctccaattgactcaaataatgtcaattagcctatcagaagcttctaaagccat is part of the Salvelinus fontinalis isolate EN_2023a chromosome 6, ASM2944872v1, whole genome shotgun sequence genome and harbors:
- the LOC129857694 gene encoding mannosyl-oligosaccharide 1,2-alpha-mannosidase IC-like codes for the protein MMKFAWDNYKSFAWGKNELRPLTRNGHIGNMFGGLRGASIVDSLDTLYIMGLMDEYNDAKEWVETSLDLNSNGEASLFEVNIRYVGGLLSAYYLTGEEMFKRKVMVLGEKLLPAFNTPTGIPRGVINLGSGTSWSWGWASAGSSILAEFGTLHLEFVHLSELSNNGIYTEKVMNIRKLLNKIEKPHGLYPNFLSPVSGNWVQHHVSIGGLGDSFYEYLIKSYLMSDKTDEEAKKMYYSALEAIEANLVQKSPGGLTYMAEWRGGILDHKMGHLACFSGGMVVIGADDGAPEKRQHYLDLAAEITHTCHESYSRSATKLGPEAFRFDGGAEATATRLSDRYYILRPEVIESYMYMWRLTHDPKYREWGWEAVEALEQHCRVEAGFSGIRDVYAQTVSHDNMQQSFFLSETLKYLYLLFSDDDLLPLEDWVFNTEAHPLPVVRKSCLQGEGGTHDKTTSE